The genomic segment ACCCATGCGTGCCGATCGCATCTTCGCGTACGGCGCCACGGCCGGTCTGGCCGGCGATCTGCTCCTCGGCGACCCGCGCCGCGGGCACCCGGTCGCCGTGTTCGGGCGGGCCGCCGCCGCTGTGGAACGACGGCTGTGGCGCGACGACCGGGGCCGGGGCGCGCTGCACGCCCTGGTCTGCGCCGGAGGCGCCGCCGGGGCCGCCGCGCTGGCCGCCCGTACCGTGCGCGACCGTCCCGTCGCCGCCGTCGCCCTGACCGCCGCCGCCACCTGGTCCGTGCTCGGCGGCACCTCGCTGGGCCGCGAGGCCCGTACCGTCGGGGCCGCGCTGGCCGCCGGGGACGTCGAGGCGGCCCGGGAGCGGCTGCCGCACCTGTGCGGCCGCGACCCGCAGTCCCTCGACGCGCCCGGGATCGCCCGCGCCGTCGTGGAGTCCGTCGCCGAGAACACCTCCGACGCCGTCGTCGGCGCCCTGGTGTGGGGCGCGCTGGCCGGGGTGCCCGGACTCGTCGGATTCCGTGCCGTCAACACCCTCGACGCCATGGTGGGGCACAGGTCACCGCGCCACCGCAGGTACGGCTGGGCGTCGGCCCGCCTCGACGACGTCGCGGGCTGGCCCGGCGCCCGCCTCACCGCCGCGCTCGCCGTGGTGGCGGGCGGCCGTCCGCGCGCCGCCGCGCACGCCTGGCGCGCGGACGCGGGCCGCCACCCGAGTCCCAACGCCGGTCCGGTCGAGGCCGCCTTCGCGGGCGCGCTCGGTGTCCGG from the Streptomyces sp. AM 4-1-1 genome contains:
- a CDS encoding cobalamin biosynthesis protein, which codes for MRADRIFAYGATAGLAGDLLLGDPRRGHPVAVFGRAAAAVERRLWRDDRGRGALHALVCAGGAAGAAALAARTVRDRPVAAVALTAAATWSVLGGTSLGREARTVGAALAAGDVEAARERLPHLCGRDPQSLDAPGIARAVVESVAENTSDAVVGALVWGALAGVPGLVGFRAVNTLDAMVGHRSPRHRRYGWASARLDDVAGWPGARLTAALAVVAGGRPRAAAHAWRADAGRHPSPNAGPVEAAFAGALGVRLGGTLSYAGRVEHRPVLNGGAGRPVGVPDIERAVRLSRRVTVLALGVCVAGRLLAGRRTTARPRLSSGRTSI